In Arsenicicoccus sp. oral taxon 190, the following are encoded in one genomic region:
- the gltX gene encoding glutamate--tRNA ligase, translated as MTDAALTPARTRVAPSPTGDPHVGTAYMALFDLAWARKTGGRFVLRIEDTDQARYVEGSEQQIYDTLGWLGLSADEGPDVGGPYAPYRQSERLDTYKPYVDQLVEAGHAYYCWCSTERLAEMRDKQQKLKLPTGYDRLCVGKTREERAALPGFTDRPVVRMLIPDDVETRFEDVIRGWVSAPRPDDQVILKADGFPTYHLAVVVDDHLMGITTVVRGEEWISSTPKHVLLYRWLGWEVPQFAHMPLLRNPDKSKISKRKNPAARLTWFREEGYLPEALVNFLQLVGYPPVADGQEVSTFEEFVETFDWTKVNTVGPIFDMDKLNWLNGHYIRALSPEDLAGRIAAHLVRTGELPGEPTPEQMDLVTAATPLVQERMQLLKEAGPMLGFLFVADEELTFDPDAVAALKDDAPQVLDATIAALEGLHDFTAEPIQAALRAAIVDGLGIKPKFAFAPARVAVTGRRISPPLFESMEILGRHATLARLRRLRATL; from the coding sequence ATGACTGACGCTGCTCTCACCCCTGCCCGCACCCGCGTCGCCCCGTCGCCCACCGGCGACCCGCACGTGGGGACCGCCTACATGGCGCTCTTCGACCTCGCCTGGGCCCGCAAGACCGGTGGCCGGTTCGTCCTGCGGATCGAGGACACCGACCAGGCGCGCTACGTCGAGGGCAGCGAGCAGCAGATCTACGACACCCTCGGCTGGCTCGGGCTGTCCGCGGACGAAGGGCCGGACGTGGGCGGCCCCTACGCCCCCTACCGCCAGAGCGAGCGGCTCGACACCTACAAGCCGTATGTCGACCAGCTCGTCGAGGCCGGCCACGCCTACTACTGCTGGTGCTCGACCGAGCGGCTCGCGGAGATGCGGGACAAGCAGCAGAAGCTCAAGCTGCCCACCGGCTACGACCGCCTCTGCGTCGGCAAGACCCGCGAGGAGCGCGCTGCGCTGCCGGGATTCACCGACCGGCCCGTGGTGCGGATGCTCATCCCGGACGACGTCGAGACCCGCTTCGAGGACGTCATCCGCGGGTGGGTGAGCGCCCCCCGGCCGGACGACCAGGTGATCCTCAAGGCCGACGGCTTCCCGACCTACCACCTGGCCGTCGTCGTGGACGACCACCTCATGGGCATCACCACGGTGGTGCGCGGGGAGGAGTGGATCTCCTCGACCCCCAAGCACGTCCTGCTCTACCGGTGGCTCGGCTGGGAGGTCCCGCAGTTCGCGCACATGCCGCTGCTGCGCAACCCCGACAAGTCCAAGATCTCCAAGCGCAAGAACCCCGCCGCCCGGCTCACGTGGTTCCGCGAGGAGGGCTACCTGCCGGAGGCGCTGGTCAACTTCCTGCAGCTCGTGGGCTACCCCCCGGTCGCGGACGGTCAGGAGGTCAGCACCTTCGAGGAGTTCGTCGAGACGTTCGACTGGACCAAGGTCAACACCGTCGGCCCGATCTTCGACATGGACAAGCTCAACTGGCTCAACGGCCACTACATCCGGGCCCTGTCGCCCGAGGACCTGGCCGGGCGCATCGCTGCCCACCTCGTGCGCACCGGCGAGCTGCCGGGCGAGCCGACCCCCGAGCAGATGGACCTGGTCACGGCCGCCACCCCGCTGGTCCAGGAGCGCATGCAGCTGCTCAAAGAGGCCGGGCCGATGCTGGGCTTCCTCTTCGTCGCCGACGAGGAGCTGACCTTCGACCCCGACGCGGTCGCCGCGCTCAAGGACGACGCCCCGCAGGTGCTGGACGCCACGATCGCCGCGCTGGAGGGCCTGCACGACTTCACCGCCGAGCCGATTCAGGCGGCCCTGCGCGCCGCGATCGTCGACGGCCTCGGGATCAAGCCGAAGTTCGCCTTCGCCCCCGCCCGCGTCGCCGTGACGGGCCGCAGGATCTCCCCGCCGCTCTTCGAGTCCATGGAGATCCTCGGCCGGCACGCCACGCTGGCCCGGCTGCGCCGGCTCCGCGCGACCCTCTGA
- a CDS encoding CrcB family protein yields MPTSPPPPHRRHRAPEPVLPPDPDVDVLGASPARPMHLHGRYAALVAAGGAVGAATREALVLAFPADGIDTAVLAINVVGAFLLGLLLERLLLAGPDRGPRRAARLLLGTGVLGGFTTYSTLALDVVRLLQRGDAGMAIAYGLATVLLGAVASLAGIRCGAALGRRQPA; encoded by the coding sequence ATGCCTACCAGCCCTCCCCCACCGCACCGGCGTCATCGGGCCCCGGAGCCGGTGCTGCCGCCGGACCCCGACGTCGACGTCCTCGGCGCCTCGCCGGCCCGCCCCATGCACCTGCACGGCCGGTATGCCGCCCTGGTCGCCGCGGGCGGCGCCGTCGGCGCGGCGACGCGCGAGGCCCTGGTGCTGGCCTTCCCCGCCGACGGCATCGACACCGCCGTGCTGGCGATCAACGTGGTCGGGGCGTTCCTGCTGGGGCTGCTGCTCGAGCGGCTGCTGCTCGCCGGGCCCGACCGCGGCCCTCGACGGGCGGCGCGGCTGCTGCTCGGCACGGGCGTGCTGGGCGGGTTCACGACCTACTCGACCCTGGCGCTGGACGTGGTGCGCCTCCTGCAGCGCGGCGACGCCGGTATGGCGATCGCCTACGGCCTCGCCACCGTGCTGCTCGGGGCGGTGGCGAGCCTCGCGGGCATCCGGTGCGGGGCCGCTCTCGGACGCAGGCAGCCGGCATGA
- the crcB gene encoding fluoride efflux transporter CrcB, protein MTPLVFLGVAVGGGVGAALRFVLDGWVRARARSAFPDGFPVGTVLINVTGSALLGLVYGLAARHALGAGWALALGAGVCGGYTTFSTASLETVRLAADGRSAAALLNGLGTLVVSVLAAAAGLWLAAL, encoded by the coding sequence ATGACGCCGCTGGTCTTCCTCGGGGTCGCGGTCGGTGGCGGCGTGGGGGCGGCGCTGAGGTTCGTCCTGGACGGGTGGGTGCGGGCCCGCGCCCGGTCGGCCTTTCCCGACGGCTTCCCCGTCGGCACGGTGCTGATCAACGTGACCGGCTCCGCCCTGCTGGGGCTCGTCTACGGGCTGGCGGCCCGGCACGCGCTGGGCGCGGGCTGGGCCCTGGCGCTGGGGGCCGGGGTGTGCGGCGGCTACACGACCTTCTCGACGGCCAGCCTGGAGACGGTCCGGCTGGCCGCCGACGGCCGGTCCGCGGCAGCCCTGCTCAACGGGTTGGGCACGCTGGTGGTGTCGGTGCTGGCGGCCGCGGCCGGCCTGTGGCTCGCCGCTCTGTAG
- a CDS encoding fumarylacetoacetate hydrolase family protein: MRIARFTLGEDPAFGVVEQEGDDLVVAQIGGDPIYQQIAFTGQRYPLDDVRLLAPVIPRSKVVGIGRNYADHAKEMGNDLPTEPLMFLVPNTAVCGPGDPVPMLATSSNIHYEGELAVVIGKMVRNVEPELAMATVFGYTCANDVTARDHQKADGQWSRAKGFDGSKPLGPWIETDLDPSRLRLQTRLDGETVQDGSTADLIFDVATLISHVSQSFTLLPGDVILTGTPAGVGPVQEGQRVDVEIEGIGTLSNPFVRAR; this comes from the coding sequence GTGCGTATCGCGAGATTCACCCTTGGGGAAGACCCGGCCTTCGGCGTCGTCGAGCAGGAGGGCGACGACCTCGTCGTCGCCCAGATCGGCGGCGACCCGATCTACCAGCAAATCGCCTTCACGGGACAGCGCTACCCGCTGGACGACGTCCGGCTGCTCGCGCCGGTGATCCCGCGTAGCAAGGTGGTCGGGATCGGGCGCAACTACGCCGACCACGCCAAGGAGATGGGCAACGACCTGCCCACGGAGCCGCTGATGTTCCTCGTCCCCAACACCGCCGTGTGCGGTCCGGGGGACCCGGTGCCGATGCTGGCGACCAGCAGCAACATCCACTACGAGGGTGAGCTCGCCGTGGTCATCGGCAAGATGGTGCGCAACGTCGAGCCCGAGCTCGCCATGGCGACGGTCTTCGGCTACACCTGCGCCAACGACGTCACGGCGCGGGACCACCAGAAGGCGGACGGGCAGTGGTCGCGGGCCAAGGGGTTCGACGGCTCCAAGCCGCTCGGCCCGTGGATCGAGACCGACCTGGACCCGAGCCGCCTGCGCCTGCAGACCCGCCTCGACGGCGAGACGGTGCAGGACGGGTCCACCGCGGACCTGATCTTCGACGTCGCCACGCTGATCTCCCATGTCTCCCAGTCGTTCACGCTGCTGCCGGGGGACGTGATCCTGACCGGCACACCGGCGGGCGTCGGGCCGGTGCAGGAGGGGCAGCGCGTCGACGTGGAGATCGAGGGGATCGGGACGCTGTCCAACCCCTTCGTCCGCGCCCGGTAG